One Dromiciops gliroides isolate mDroGli1 chromosome 3, mDroGli1.pri, whole genome shotgun sequence DNA segment encodes these proteins:
- the LOC122750971 gene encoding serine/threonine-protein kinase PAK 4-like isoform X2 encodes MFGKKKKRLEISAPSNFEHRVHLGFDQEEQKFTGLPRQWQGLIEESTRRPKPLIDPASITAIQGTEPQGEPRNPSPNGPSAGGLPPHPSKPLPRAARDPEPTPAPGTLSPHASEHQLVSRVFPSPSAQPAVPPSGPRCPQRVPQRVPHEQFRAALQLVVDLGDPRSYLENFIKIGEGSTGIVCIATVRSSGKLVAVKKMDLRKQQRRELLFNEVVIMRDYQHENMVEMYNSYLVGDELWVVMEFLEGGALTDIVTHTRMNEEQIAAVCLAVLKALSVLHAQGVIHRDIKSDSILLTHDGRVKLSDFGFCAQVNKEMPRRKSLVGTPYWMAPELISCLPYGPEVDIWSLGVMVIEMVDGEPPYFNEPPLKAMKMIRDNLPPKLKNLHKVSPSLKGFLDRLLVRDPAQRATASELLKHPFLGKAGPPASIVPLMRQNRMR; translated from the exons ATGtttgggaagaagaagaagaggctgGAGATCTCGGCCCCGTCCAACTTCGAGCACCGCGTGCACCTGGGCTTTGACCAGGAGGAGCAGAAGTTCACGGGACTCCCCCGTCAGTGGCAGGGGCTCATCGAGGAGTCGACCCGGCGGCCCAAGCCCCTCATCGACCCTGCCAGCATCACCGCCATCCA GGGCACAGAGCCCCAGGGAGAGCCCCGTAATCCTTCCCCCAATGGTCCCTCTGCAGGAGGCCTCCCTCCACACCCCTCTAAGCCGCTGCCTCGCGCTGCGCGGGACCCGGAGCCCACCCCTGCCCCGGGGACCCTGAGTCCACACGCTTCAGAACACCAGCTGGTCTCTCGCGTCTTCCCCTCGCCTTCGGCCCAGCCCGCCGTGCCCCCATCAGGACCCCGCTGTCCCCAGAGGGTGCCCCAGAGGGTGCCCCACGAACAGTTCCGAGCCGCGCTGCAACTCGTGGTGGACCTGGGCGACCCCCGGTCTTACCTGGAGAATTTCATCAAGATTGGCGAGGGCTCCACGGGCATCGTGTGCATTGCCACGGTCCGAAGCAGCGGCAAACTGGTTGCTGTGAAGAAGATGGACCTCCGGAAGCAGCAGCGTCGAGAGCTCCTCTTCAATGAGGTGGTCATCATGCGGGATTACCAGCACGAGAACATGGTGGAGATGTACAACAGCTACCTGGTTGGGGATGAGCTCTGGGTGGTCATGGAGTTCCTGGAAGGGGGAGCCCTCACGGACATTGTCACCCACACCAGGATGAACGAGGAGCAGATTGCCGCCGTGTGCCTCGCCGTGCTGAAGGCCCTGTCCGTGCTCCATGCCCAGGGCGTCATCCACCGGGACATCAAAAGCGACTCCATCTTGCTGACCCACGATGGGCGGGTGAAGCTCTCTGACTTTGGCTTCTGCGCCCAGGTGAACAAGGAGATGCCCAGGAGGAAGTCCTTAGTGGGCACCCCCTACTGGATGGCTCCCGAGCTCATCTCCTGCCTGCCCTATGGGCCTGAGGTGGACATATGGTCCCTAGGAGTGATGGTCATTGAGATGGTAGATGGAGAGCCTCCGTACTTCAATGAGCCGCCCTTGAAGGCCATGAAGATGATCCGGGACAACCTGCCCCCTAAGTTGAAGAACCTCCACAAggtttccccctccctgaagggCTTCCTGGACCGTCTGCTGGTGCGAGACCCGGCGCAGAGAGCCACGGCCAGTGAGCTGCTGAAGCACCCTTTCCTGGGCAAGGCGGGCCCCCCGGCCAGCATTGTCCCCCTCATGCGCCAGAACCGCATGAGATGA
- the LOC122750971 gene encoding serine/threonine-protein kinase PAK 4-like isoform X1, whose translation MFGKKKKRLEISAPSNFEHRVHLGFDQEEQKFTGLPRQWQGLIEESTRRPKPLIDPASITAIQYGAQKTIVRGSKGSKDGALTLLLDEFEKMSVTRSNSLRRDSLSPPLPGPPGPSHSPPQQENWLTEAEGTGGRARAQEKGHPESGGRGPAEGRNRAAGLRDRGASGEGRRDGMEKRPKSSGEGASGQPGSPQPPRDKRPLSGPDVRTPRPPDPGDGTKSSARPFNTDPRADSDHPPRGTEPQGEPRNPSPNGPSAGGLPPHPSKPLPRAARDPEPTPAPGTLSPHASEHQLVSRVFPSPSAQPAVPPSGPRCPQRVPQRVPHEQFRAALQLVVDLGDPRSYLENFIKIGEGSTGIVCIATVRSSGKLVAVKKMDLRKQQRRELLFNEVVIMRDYQHENMVEMYNSYLVGDELWVVMEFLEGGALTDIVTHTRMNEEQIAAVCLAVLKALSVLHAQGVIHRDIKSDSILLTHDGRVKLSDFGFCAQVNKEMPRRKSLVGTPYWMAPELISCLPYGPEVDIWSLGVMVIEMVDGEPPYFNEPPLKAMKMIRDNLPPKLKNLHKVSPSLKGFLDRLLVRDPAQRATASELLKHPFLGKAGPPASIVPLMRQNRMR comes from the coding sequence ATGtttgggaagaagaagaagaggctgGAGATCTCGGCCCCGTCCAACTTCGAGCACCGCGTGCACCTGGGCTTTGACCAGGAGGAGCAGAAGTTCACGGGACTCCCCCGTCAGTGGCAGGGGCTCATCGAGGAGTCGACCCGGCGGCCCAAGCCCCTCATCGACCCTGCCAGCATCACCGCCATCCAGTATGGGGCCCAAAAGACCATCGTTCGGGGGAGCAAGGGCTCAAAGGATGGAGCCCTCACGCTGCTGTTGGATGAGTTTGAGAAAATGTCTGTGACCCGCTCCAACTCCCTTCGCCGGGATAGCCTTTCCCCGCCCCTGCCTGGTCCTCCGGGCCCATCCCATTCCCCGCCCCAGCAAGAGAACTGGCTGACCGAAGCTGAGGGGACGGGGGGCCGTGCTCGGGCCCAGGAGAAGGGACACCCGGAGTCTGGAGGCAGGGGTCCCGCCGAGGGTCGGAATCGAGCCGCTGGGCTCAGGGACCGTGGCGCCAGTGGCGAGGGAAGGCGGGACGGGATGGAGAAGAGGCCCAAGTCATCAGGGGAGGGAGCTTCGGGCCAGCCAGGGAGCCCCCAGCCACCTCGGGACAAACGACCCCTGTCGGGGCCTGACGTCCGGACCCCACGGCCCCCGGACCCAGGAGATGGGACAAAGTCATCGGCCAGGCCGTTTAACACAGACCCTCGAGCCGACTCAGACCACCCCCCCAGGGGCACAGAGCCCCAGGGAGAGCCCCGTAATCCTTCCCCCAATGGTCCCTCTGCAGGAGGCCTCCCTCCACACCCCTCTAAGCCGCTGCCTCGCGCTGCGCGGGACCCGGAGCCCACCCCTGCCCCGGGGACCCTGAGTCCACACGCTTCAGAACACCAGCTGGTCTCTCGCGTCTTCCCCTCGCCTTCGGCCCAGCCCGCCGTGCCCCCATCAGGACCCCGCTGTCCCCAGAGGGTGCCCCAGAGGGTGCCCCACGAACAGTTCCGAGCCGCGCTGCAACTCGTGGTGGACCTGGGCGACCCCCGGTCTTACCTGGAGAATTTCATCAAGATTGGCGAGGGCTCCACGGGCATCGTGTGCATTGCCACGGTCCGAAGCAGCGGCAAACTGGTTGCTGTGAAGAAGATGGACCTCCGGAAGCAGCAGCGTCGAGAGCTCCTCTTCAATGAGGTGGTCATCATGCGGGATTACCAGCACGAGAACATGGTGGAGATGTACAACAGCTACCTGGTTGGGGATGAGCTCTGGGTGGTCATGGAGTTCCTGGAAGGGGGAGCCCTCACGGACATTGTCACCCACACCAGGATGAACGAGGAGCAGATTGCCGCCGTGTGCCTCGCCGTGCTGAAGGCCCTGTCCGTGCTCCATGCCCAGGGCGTCATCCACCGGGACATCAAAAGCGACTCCATCTTGCTGACCCACGATGGGCGGGTGAAGCTCTCTGACTTTGGCTTCTGCGCCCAGGTGAACAAGGAGATGCCCAGGAGGAAGTCCTTAGTGGGCACCCCCTACTGGATGGCTCCCGAGCTCATCTCCTGCCTGCCCTATGGGCCTGAGGTGGACATATGGTCCCTAGGAGTGATGGTCATTGAGATGGTAGATGGAGAGCCTCCGTACTTCAATGAGCCGCCCTTGAAGGCCATGAAGATGATCCGGGACAACCTGCCCCCTAAGTTGAAGAACCTCCACAAggtttccccctccctgaagggCTTCCTGGACCGTCTGCTGGTGCGAGACCCGGCGCAGAGAGCCACGGCCAGTGAGCTGCTGAAGCACCCTTTCCTGGGCAAGGCGGGCCCCCCGGCCAGCATTGTCCCCCTCATGCGCCAGAACCGCATGAGATGA